In the Sebastes fasciatus isolate fSebFas1 chromosome 20, fSebFas1.pri, whole genome shotgun sequence genome, one interval contains:
- the cbx7b gene encoding chromobox protein homolog 7: MELSAIGEQVFAVESIVKKRVRKGNVEYLLKWKGWPPKYSTWEPEEHILDQRLVQAYEEKEQKERNLGHRRKGAKAKRVILQDTVYAMDLRSAHKCPEQPLPRLRLSLTRSLLPEDEDRPYRACRTDPQLTHREGEFTCLDSNPPSPTQEDWEWRVEEEEEEEEEDDVESEKDRDEEEEEEKEKEEKTEKGEGTLNGQERTDEWSSAIGPDEVIVASEKPGDVWRPVVVPGEVTVTDVTLNSLTVTFRESRVAKGFFRDWGLEV, translated from the exons ATGGAGCTGTCCGCTATTGGAGAGCAAGTGTTTGCTGTGGAATCAATCGTCAAGAAAAGAGTTAGAAAG GGGAATGTGGAGTATCTGTTGAAGTGGAAAGGATGGCCTCCAAA GTATAGCACGTGGGAACCTGAGGAACATATTCTGGACCAGCGCTTGGTGCAGGCCTATGAAGAGAA agagcagaaagagagaaatctGGGTCACAGAAGAAAAGGAGCCAAAGCCAAAAGAGTCATTTTGCAG GATACCGTCTACGCCATGGATCTCCGCAGCGCTCACAAGTGCCCAGAGCAACCTCTGCCTCGCCTGCGTCTCTCCCTGACACGCTCTCTGCTCCCCGAGGACGAGGATCGGCCGTACCGCGCCTGCAGGACGGACCCACAGCTTACGCATCGAGAAGGCGAGTTCACGTGCCTTGACTCGAACCCCCCAAGTCCCACACAAGAGGACTGGGAATGGcgggtagaggaggaggaagaagaagaagaagaggatgatgTAGAAAGTGAAAAGGATagagatgaggaagaggaggaggagaaagagaaagaggagaaaacagAGAAGGGCGAAGGCACTTTAAATG gacaggagaggacagaTGAGTGGAGCTCCGCTATCGGACCGGACGAGGTCATCGTCGCGTCGGAGAAGCCGGGCGACGTCTGGAGGCCCGTCGTCGTCCCGGGCGAGGTGACGGTCACAGACGTCACCCTCAACTCCCTCACAGTGACTTTCCGAGAGTCGAGAGTGGCCAAAGGCTTCTTCAGAGACTGGGGCCTGGAGGTCTGA